Proteins from a single region of Streptomyces sp. HUAS 15-9:
- a CDS encoding YfhO family protein, producing the protein MKPTTRPAPEATSAPPADPPDGHAHERRPWPRLPRPTAGPAQAAALLAAALTVLASCAADAIARSYPFGPRTRNVNDLGNQYVPFHAHLWDLLHGRADGALLVNWQSGFGSSFLPDVGTYVSSPFALLVAVFPRDEIDLAVYVITVLKTASAGAAMAWLLLALRPGRWWAAGLLGASYALCGWSVAMGAYNPMWLDGLIALPLLCLVGEWALSGRRPALGVLVVAVAWIANFYTAYMATLGAGLVLLLRLWLSCLPRRRRFAAAGRAGLTVALGVGLAAPLVTVVYFGTRHAFPGRVRQFVPLPAEDLLARLLPTTYSFSSPAVYVGSTALLLALALPFHRAVPGRVRTGWTLLVAVVTLSMQWGPTHLVWHAFATPQGSTYRQTFVLCALLVIAAWTSLSYGPPDRRALAAAAGLLTLIMAAASASELTRRAFTLPLALLAALAALAGLALLGRTDGGRRTALATLAVALLLGGQFGEAAATSAVATRLRLAHMDDYAPWGARQQRQSDAIADADGWPRYRTEPGREQTVGNDPLEVGGQGAQYYSSLTSDVLSRTLTALGDGWTSRGRNLQSLDNAVTDAIFSVGARVHSPPDPHQNWFPQDGSRTTVSRQEVPPLVTVRPPGTHGRTDVDAFGSSPYRNQELLLGSRVYTVPRLTVRTSAGRTSDRSDDTRPGLRLGAPPAGTAARQPTITANCPAGNEVYLWAPHFSGSARLAGDPAHGLTGRFRSDHPVTKIAAMQRLGTVPASGRLRIDLSPDRTSLVPDDAVGCLDTSRLRTAVERLRTTGASEVTVSDGTIRAQLPAGSRGTAVVAAPRIAGWRCATGDAAAVPAREYYGLIAVPLDGSSTSLTCTFHPPGLRLGAAVSGASLATLTLLGALAAVRRRRATAPPTTTRPFDLTSA; encoded by the coding sequence GTGAAACCGACGACCCGCCCGGCGCCGGAGGCCACATCCGCGCCGCCCGCAGATCCGCCGGACGGCCATGCGCACGAGCGCCGTCCGTGGCCCCGGCTGCCACGCCCGACGGCAGGACCGGCACAGGCCGCGGCGCTGCTCGCGGCGGCCCTCACCGTCCTCGCGTCGTGCGCCGCCGACGCCATCGCGCGCAGCTACCCCTTCGGGCCTCGCACCCGTAACGTCAACGACCTGGGCAACCAGTACGTACCCTTCCACGCACACCTGTGGGACCTGCTGCACGGACGGGCCGACGGCGCTCTCCTGGTCAACTGGCAATCAGGATTCGGCTCCAGCTTCCTGCCCGACGTCGGTACGTACGTCAGCAGCCCGTTCGCGCTGCTCGTCGCGGTGTTCCCGAGGGACGAGATCGACCTCGCGGTCTACGTGATCACCGTGCTGAAGACCGCCTCCGCCGGCGCGGCCATGGCCTGGCTGCTGCTCGCCCTTCGCCCCGGCCGCTGGTGGGCGGCTGGACTGCTCGGCGCCTCCTACGCCCTGTGCGGCTGGAGTGTGGCCATGGGCGCGTACAACCCCATGTGGCTCGACGGACTCATCGCCCTGCCGCTGCTGTGCCTGGTCGGTGAGTGGGCGCTGAGCGGACGGCGCCCGGCCCTCGGGGTGCTGGTCGTGGCGGTCGCCTGGATCGCCAACTTCTACACCGCGTACATGGCCACCCTCGGCGCCGGTCTGGTGCTGCTGCTCCGGCTGTGGCTCTCCTGTCTCCCGCGTCGGCGGCGGTTCGCGGCAGCCGGGCGGGCAGGCCTGACCGTGGCACTCGGCGTCGGACTGGCCGCACCGCTGGTGACGGTCGTGTACTTCGGGACCAGGCACGCCTTTCCGGGCCGGGTCAGGCAGTTCGTGCCGCTGCCGGCCGAGGACCTGCTGGCCCGCCTGCTGCCGACGACGTACAGCTTCAGCAGTCCGGCCGTGTACGTGGGCAGCACGGCGCTGCTGCTCGCCCTCGCCCTGCCCTTCCACCGAGCGGTTCCGGGGCGGGTGCGCACGGGGTGGACGCTGCTGGTGGCGGTCGTGACGCTGTCGATGCAGTGGGGGCCGACCCATCTGGTGTGGCACGCCTTCGCCACCCCTCAGGGCAGCACGTACCGCCAGACCTTCGTGCTGTGCGCACTGCTGGTGATCGCGGCGTGGACCTCGCTCTCGTACGGCCCACCCGACCGACGCGCGCTGGCAGCGGCAGCGGGACTGCTCACGCTCATCATGGCCGCCGCGAGCGCGAGCGAACTGACGCGCCGCGCCTTCACGTTGCCGCTCGCGCTGCTCGCCGCCCTGGCCGCGCTCGCCGGACTGGCCCTGCTGGGCCGCACGGACGGCGGACGCCGCACCGCCCTCGCCACGCTCGCGGTGGCCCTGCTCCTCGGTGGGCAGTTCGGCGAGGCGGCCGCCACCTCCGCCGTGGCCACGCGGCTGCGGCTCGCCCACATGGACGACTACGCCCCCTGGGGCGCACGCCAGCAGCGGCAGTCGGACGCGATCGCCGACGCCGACGGCTGGCCCCGGTACCGCACCGAGCCGGGCCGGGAGCAGACCGTCGGCAACGATCCGCTGGAGGTGGGCGGCCAGGGCGCCCAGTACTACAGCAGTCTCACCTCCGACGTGCTCAGCCGCACGCTCACCGCCCTCGGGGACGGCTGGACCTCGCGCGGCCGCAACCTGCAGAGCCTGGACAACGCCGTCACGGACGCGATCTTCTCCGTCGGCGCGCGGGTGCACTCCCCGCCGGACCCGCACCAGAACTGGTTCCCGCAGGACGGCAGCCGCACGACCGTGTCCCGGCAGGAGGTGCCGCCCCTGGTCACGGTGCGACCGCCCGGCACTCACGGCCGCACCGACGTCGACGCCTTCGGCTCGTCGCCGTACCGCAACCAGGAGTTGCTGCTGGGCAGCCGGGTCTACACCGTGCCCCGCCTCACCGTGCGCACCAGCGCCGGGAGGACATCGGACCGCAGCGACGACACACGGCCCGGACTGCGACTCGGTGCCCCGCCCGCCGGTACCGCCGCACGACAGCCGACGATCACGGCCAACTGTCCGGCCGGCAACGAGGTGTACCTGTGGGCACCGCACTTCTCGGGCTCCGCGCGCCTGGCCGGTGACCCGGCCCACGGCCTGACCGGGCGGTTCCGCTCGGACCACCCGGTCACCAAGATCGCCGCCATGCAGCGGCTCGGCACAGTGCCCGCTTCCGGACGCCTGCGGATCGATCTCTCCCCCGACCGGACGAGCCTCGTCCCGGACGACGCGGTCGGCTGCCTGGACACCTCCCGGCTGCGCACCGCCGTCGAACGGCTCAGGACCACCGGCGCCAGCGAGGTGACCGTCTCCGACGGCACCATCCGGGCCCAACTCCCCGCGGGCAGCAGGGGAACCGCGGTCGTGGCGGCTCCCCGGATCGCCGGCTGGCGCTGCGCCACGGGCGACGCGGCCGCCGTGCCCGCCCGGGAGTACTACGGCCTCATCGCCGTGCCCCTCGACGGCTCCTCGACCAGCCTCACCTGCACGTTCCACCCGCCCGGCCTGCGGCTGGGCGCGGCGGTCTCAGGTGCCTCGCTGGCGACGCTGACCCTCCTGGGAGCCCTCGCCGCCGTCCGCCGCCGGCGTGCCACCGCGCCACCGACGACCACACGACCTTTCGACCTCACGAGCGCATAA
- a CDS encoding universal stress protein translates to MGGLVVVGVDGSASSLAAVEAAAREARLRRAALKVVHAFLWPAMHVPLGPSPLGPPEGGIRNMVDRLVTEAVEHARTAAPGVEVSHTVVMGEPLTVLEAQSRAADLVVVGSRGMGGFVGLLVGSTAVHLAAHGRCPVLVVRQEAHTDGPILLGVDGSAAGAEAVDFAFAEAALRTAPLVALHAWTTWNAPLPTPQVASMPYANPPGALGQEEETLLSAALAGRHERYPDVAVEHKVVHGRTREALIEASRSAQLVVVGARGRGGFAGLLLGSVSQAVLHHAHCPVVVVRGAGTQS, encoded by the coding sequence GTGGGTGGTCTGGTGGTCGTGGGCGTGGACGGGTCGGCGTCGAGTCTTGCCGCGGTGGAGGCGGCGGCGCGGGAGGCACGGCTGAGGAGAGCGGCGCTCAAGGTGGTGCACGCCTTTCTCTGGCCCGCGATGCATGTACCCCTGGGTCCGTCACCCCTGGGTCCGCCGGAAGGCGGGATCCGGAACATGGTCGACCGCCTGGTGACCGAGGCGGTGGAGCACGCCAGAACAGCGGCACCGGGCGTGGAGGTGTCGCACACGGTGGTGATGGGTGAGCCGTTGACGGTACTGGAGGCGCAGTCGCGTGCCGCCGACCTCGTGGTCGTCGGGTCCCGAGGCATGGGCGGGTTCGTCGGGCTCCTGGTGGGCTCGACAGCGGTGCATCTGGCGGCACACGGTCGCTGCCCGGTACTGGTGGTACGGCAGGAAGCCCACACCGACGGTCCGATCCTGCTGGGTGTCGACGGCTCCGCCGCGGGTGCGGAAGCGGTGGACTTCGCCTTCGCCGAGGCCGCCTTGCGCACGGCGCCCTTGGTGGCACTGCACGCCTGGACCACGTGGAATGCGCCGCTGCCCACCCCGCAGGTCGCGTCGATGCCGTACGCGAACCCGCCGGGAGCACTCGGCCAGGAGGAGGAGACCCTCCTCTCAGCGGCGCTGGCCGGCCGTCACGAGCGGTACCCGGATGTGGCGGTGGAGCACAAGGTCGTACACGGCCGGACACGAGAAGCCCTGATCGAGGCGAGCCGGTCCGCCCAACTGGTGGTGGTCGGGGCTCGGGGACGCGGCGGCTTCGCCGGGTTGTTGCTGGGGTCGGTCAGCCAGGCCGTGCTGCATCACGCGCACTGTCCGGTCGTGGTGGTACGGGGCGCGGGCACGCAATCCTGA